The sequence below is a genomic window from Mercenaria mercenaria strain notata chromosome 14, MADL_Memer_1, whole genome shotgun sequence.
ATGTACTAGGAGACATTTTCtccaagtattttttaaaaatgttgaaaaaccatGTATCGAAATATACAACTATGACTTACCATTACAATGGCCTTCCATAACATGTTTTTCTATTACTATGTCTTTCCATTTCATTGACTTTCCACTTTCCATTACAATACATTTTCATTACAATGGCTTTCCATTACAATGTGTTTTTTTCTATCAGAATGACTTTCCATAACATTGACTTTCCATTTTTACAATGACTTCGTTACAATTACATTCCAGTTCAAAGAATTCCCATTACAGTGATGTCATTCGAAGACAAAACTGATCCAGTCAGGAAGAGGTAAGGATAAAAATAGCTTGGGAAAGACAATACACAAAATATCCGTTTTCgaaatatattctatatctaaAATAATACATATGACAGCATGTCATTCATAAAAGTCAAGAAGTATGCGCTTAAACATATAACACTATTAGATACATGATTTTTCAACCGAAAGCAATTAAACTTTTGTTGAATTCTAAGATACTAAATAATTGACCGAAACATATGCGAGAAATCTACTTTTTGCAGATAAATATGTTTCGAAAAGCGTGTGCAGAGCTTATgaattataaatacaatttaaacgaaTTTAAGGATGTACCAGCGTGCTTTTTTTCAGGATAATTCCGCTAtcttgaaaaaatgtttcttcgaatatttctttcttacaaatattttaccaaaaataatgccaaattattaaaatatgtcttATTATGGACCATTTAACCAACAATTTTCTACTTCTGCTAAAAACAAGTTCACCTTTATATTTGACTGGCATTGGCCTAAAATTGATGGAAGATTTACAATCGGGTAAGGGTCAGTAActttaaatatctattaaagtagatcaggtttggttctgatatttttctgactgatatatataataatcagctacaattgaaataaaaagtttcaacatagcactttatattaccaaggaaatataaattaaaacaaaaagaactaaaatatcaaaatcattgttttttttcaaagatttttttctaaataaatatcttagatgcacggtgacccaaACTTTActtctttccattttgaaaaatatttgtgtatcattaaagctgcaaaatatttttaaaatcttaacgtcagatttttttgtagatttaaatacgtttttcccattgaaaataaagtgggtggggtaattatgtcaacatgtaaaaatgacaGAGATTTGTTAGTGTCATTTATGCTTatgtaatactgatatcaccttgtattcatagtaacctgtaagacTTGAAATCCATATAGCATTAAGtgagatattatatattttataaagtaccaccattttttttcaattttcagaaatgcttacagtggatgaagaaaatgccctagaaaattaaaacgagttcatTGACTgtcttttttcttctcttgtttgacttagaaaCTAATGCTCTTCAAGTTCAcagattatgaaaaaaaaaaaaacacttaagttAGAAAAAAAAGGATTCTACATTCTGAATTTAGATTATTATTTGTGCATTGTATGACATTATCAAATCACTCTTACAAGCTAAGTTGTGACATAAGTACCATTGAAGCAGTATTAAAATGCCCAAACATTATCTGCTATGGTGGTTCAGTTTTCACTGgatatattaaaatcagtttaatttgcaaattgtcGTAATAATTGcattcaaatttgataaatagatgcagcaaatataagaaattaaaatttcattgaaatgttaCAAATTCTAAAGCTCTGCTGATACAATCAAATGTTGTTAAACCAACtaaataatgaattttattttctcaataaaataataaattttcaatttcaacaAATAGGTTTAATGCGTTATTGTCCTTCAGCATTGAATAAGTGTCAGGCAGTGGcacatgaaatattttttgtccTATATCAGCTGCCTTAGAAGAAACAGCAAACTTTTTTAAGATAAACGTTCAACAGAAAAAGCCATATTGAAAGAGAGCAGCAACAATCATTCAGACAAGTATATGTAGTTAATATGCACATCTTTCAACCTCTTGCATACTCATGAAACACGCCTATACCAAGCACGCAACAATTTAGCAAATACAACACTTAAGAATGTATAATGTGCACAATACGTGAGTCAATAAGTATCTATTTTGTTATAAGCTACACAGCGTTATTATATACATCTGACGACGGTTTAAATCTATTCAACGTTCATTAATCTCTTATCTGCATGCTTAGAAATATATGTGAAAAGAATTATAATGATTCTTTCCCTCTTTTTTTGTTAGTTTAATTCAAAGTGATTTCCGCATTGAgtcttttcaattttcaaaccTAAAACTGATGTATGAATCGAAAACGGCACCACTTTTGCAGACGAGACCAGCCTGTTTTGAGTAAACTTTGTAGATTCTTTCCCTATCTTGCAGTGGTTCTTTTTCTTCTATGTGTGTACAAAGTACGCTGATTTTTAGTTTATGCTTCACTTTTGGAGCACTTGCTAGAAATTGTTGAAATGATTCTTCTGTCAGTGTACACTTTCGTAACATGACATATGTCAGTTTCTTCATTCCATTGCTTAGTCTTGGTGATTCGTTGCCAAAGTTTATGGACAAAAGTTTGAGTTCCTGAAGCTGACTGAAATCAAGTATGACTTCAGTCATAGCTTTAGCTGTGTGTGGACTCAAAGGAGCCATTCTTGATTGTGAAAGAGTTAACATCTGTAAAGAATGGCAATTAGCGAGTCCTTCTAAGAATTCGGCttcaacatttgattctctgCTACAACAATATTTCAATGATGGCTGATTCACAATAACCTGAAAGGGAACGTATTGCAAGTCAACATGTTGTAGACCCTCGTGTCTCGTCAAATGAAGTAGAAATGTACACTTCCCAACACCATGGTCAGCACAAGCTATGCGTTGTAGATGTATTTCTTTCAATTGTTCAGCGTTTTCTAAACGTGAAACTATCTTTTCCAGGTCATCATGGCTAAactcaaaattgttcaaacttaTGTACTGTAGATCCAAAAGCGATGTTGGAATATCAATCCCCTTCAACAATAAATGTTCCAAAACCAGCGTTTGTAGTGTTAGGTGGTCCGACATCTGTATGTGCAATGGACAGGTTCCAAGCTTGTGATCAATGCAGTAAGTATCAACAAGTTTGATTTCCGTCAGAAGAGGTAATGCCTCTAATACATTCTCCAAGTCCGAATGGTGATGCGGAATATGGAAAATTTCTAGAACTACTTTCATTGTACTTGACTTGCTTTCTTCTTCCTCAAACAGCATTTGTAGGGAGTTGCCATTCATACCAAGTTCCCATGCTGAATATACTAGAGAATTCTTCGAGAGTTTCATCACGTCGTGTCCTAGTTTTAATAACCAGCTTGCAAATTTCATTTTTGCCAGATCTCTGTCGTAGACAAGATCCTGTATCTCAAGTTTGTTCAGTGAAGCGCATGTTGAGACAAAATCAACTAGGGTTTCTAGTACATCGCAGTTGCCTTTTATATAAATTGACTTAACATGTTCTTTGTCAATACACAAAAGACTACTTAGCTGTGGTTCCCTCCCTCTAGGCTGCAAGCTGTCTTCGTTGTCGCACATCAAGTCAGATAGGTACATGCAAGAACCGGTTTCTACGGGCATGTAGCCTCTTGCATTCAATATTTCCTCGATGCAGCATGTTATGAGGTTGCAAATCTGTTTCAATTCAGAAAACACGTTTTTATGCGGAGATTGTTTTAGTTCACCTCTACGGAAATCTTCCCTGTATCGTTTGACATCTGCGTCTTCATCAACAATCATCTGAATGCGCCTCGATAGTTGTTTTGCCACTGGAGGATTCATGCCagaaacaaataagaaaatattcTTCATCTCTAGAATATCTGTAACAGAATTGCAAGTCTTGAAAACCTGCTTTTCAATACCTGAATAACTGTCATCGTAATGGGTGTTGATAACGCCCTTCTGTGCCCGGTCTGAAAACAACGCGCACGAAGTAGAAATTAAAACAGCTGCTAAAAATTCTTGGAATGTTTGATGCAAAAATGATAGGCTCGTGAGTCTTTCTGAGGCGGAGATTCCAGAAATTTTACTCTCCGTCAGAAGTCCGATTTTCAAACCCATGTCAATATCTTCTGATGTCATGCCACAGTCATGTGCCACTGACCTATCAAACACCAAAGTAGACTCGGGACTCTCCGAGAAAAgtgttttgtatgaaaatttCGCCAACTTGAATATTAAGTCTTTATTTCTCTGGCAATTTCTGTTGTTGTGGAAGCATTGTGGTAATTGTTGTGAGCAAGTTTCCTGTACATTTAGCTCAAACTTTGCAACTTCAAAAAATAGATCTATCATATTGCTGTATGTGTCACAGAGCGAATTTCCAAGAGGTTTGTCATCATGCCACAGACAAATAAGTTGCAGGAGTACGACGGGAACTGATTTCATATCGGATAATCCTTGGAAAGTAAGCAATTTTAGAAAATCCGAATCATTTTTGAACCGACCAAACTTCACATTGAGGTAGTGTACAACATTTCCTATGAACTGGTTTGATGATCTGTCGGTCAAGCCATGGACTTTCGCATGAATATCAATTTCTGTTGTTTTAAGCCTTGCTTCTTCCATTTTCCAAGGCCGCGTTGTTGTAAGAATCGTATATTTCTTCAGTAAATCTCTTTGAGGAATTTTGCTTCTTCGCAAGCATTTGTCTACATCAACGCCCTTTGGATTCCATTCATCAAGTCCATCTAAAATAATCAGACATCGTTCTGATTCTGTCTCGACTATTGTATCAAATAGTTCTTTATTCCAAGAGCTTGTTAACAAATGTGTTTTGACCATCTGATGAACATGATACTCATGCGTCATATGACATAAAGACACGTAGAACAAATATTCAAAGGCTTTCAGGACTTCTCGATTTTCAAAAATGTGTACCGATGGTTCCTTGTTTTTCATATGTACCTCGCACCATTGTTGGATTAAATGTTTGCAAAATGTGCTTTTTCCCATTCCTGCATCTCCacttatataaatatttcttctGTCATATTGGGGAAACATCTCTTTATATGACTTCATATTTTGAAAACCTTTATTTATAGCCGATATAATTTTCATGGAATGAGATTGAGTGCTGTCAGCTACTACCATGTCAGGTTTTTCGTATATATTTGTGACATCGGTCTCTTCTTCGGGCATGGTGGGTAAGACAGATGCTTTGgttttatatttcaggtacaTTTCTATCAAGTCCGAttgtaaatctgaaaaaaattgtTGCAAATCATTGTAAAGTATCATTAGTAGTTTCTAATTTTTGTAACAAATTACATGATAAAAATCCACTTTGTATATAAGTCTCCATCTATAGTTCTGTTTACTTGTAGATGTGCAGATTGTTCTTGGACTGCACTGGTCGCCAAGGCAAattcacttgccaccagcaggcttaatCTTAAAACTGAGGAACAGCAACTATTCAATTTACCATAATATGTTTATAGCAAATTGATACTTTCTCTTTGAAAGAAATGTGAGCTGCTTTTCATGTTCCTCCTGTGTCCGGTTACGTACTGATATGTCTCTTTTGAAGTTGTATAATTCCTACAAACATATGGAAGGAAATGTTTTGCAAATATTCGTTTATCTCTGCTATGAAGATATTACGGATGGTCAAAAACGATCTTTTTTATATTACCGATAGGATTGAAACCGTAAGGTATTACTAATATTtgaatatgttttatgtaaaagaaAATCCATATATTTTCTGTGCATTAAGGTAATAAAACAAAGCTGAAACCACAGACCAGATTTTTTCGAAAGTTATTGATATCTTCTTTATCGCCATATCAAAATACAAGTGTATCTGACGTGTAATCCaaagacttctgtgttttacctGACGTACTTCCTTAATTCCTGATTTAATTGCGCGGCGGTCTTTGCTGTATTTCCCAAGCATTCGATCCATTCTGTTGACTGCTGTGACGTCTCTGTTGTATCCGAAGAACCTTTAAGTGGTTTTCGTAACTCTTCAAGTTGGTCAGACAGTATGCGAAGTTGGTCATTAATAGATTTATTTTGGCTTTGAAAGTCTTCCATTGTAACTACTTTATCATTGAGAGTATCGACCTGACTCTGGATTGTTTTTATCAAAGTATCTTGATCGTCACCATCGTGTGTACTAGGCACCGACAAACCGTCTTTAACTGAATTGATTTTAGTGTCTATGCTTTCAATGAGAGACTTCAGCTCTTCATATTCTTCTCGAGTGCTTAGGGAAGCACACTGATCGTTGATATTTTGCAAAACACACAAGTTCAAATCAGATATAATTTCGTTTTTCCTAGCTTCCAAATTTTCAAGTATCTCACATTCCTTTTCTCTCATTGCTTTTAACGATGCCTTTCTCATCTCCATCTCGTCAGCTATAGTAATTTCAAGTGTGTCGTCTCTGAGCTAAATGAACAAggtaacaaatattaaaataaaagttaataatGCAAAAAGGCCAAGGTGTATTAACATCACTAATTTGAAACTTTTGAAcaaacttttattaattaaagttttagTAAATAACAACATGATGACGAATAAGTCATATATTTATCACAACATTTTTAAGCATTACAAGgatataaaacttttatttggAGGATATTAAAATTTACATGACAACTGATTTACTCATTTACTGACATATATTGTGTATGTTCATGTATGTGTCAGATTATTTACCTACTAGCTAATATAATTTAGATTAAGTGGAATATcttcaaatttaatatttatttttcagaacaTAACCAgtcattttcttacaattttcatattgaTTTAATTAAAGTAAAGCCACTAATACACAGTCACGTCATGTCTACTTACCATATAACAATTGATTCGCTGCTAATATATTTCTGAATACATTATTAATCCTTAAAAGCTACTGCATTTTCTTTCTATCTATATAACGTGTCAGAAACATTTCCTTTTTGTGAACGAATAAAATCGTTATCCATCATCCTGAAAACATATGAAATACCTGTTCGAGCTTTGTCTTTGCTGTTTGTGCTTCTGAACGAATACAAATGCGGTCGTCAAGTATACTTATCATGTCATTTAAGTACATCCTTACTGTATGATCATCAAGTTCCAGGTCTGTGGAgtgaaatatatcatttcttgCTTTCCTTGCCTGAAATAATACGTACATTTGTACCAACATATCGCATCTGGTGTGTAAATATCCAAAATTCTAAATGCCTCGCGTAAACATTATGAATAGTAAAACATTTTGGTAAATTTAGTTCGTTTttggttttgttgggttttacgccgcgccgacacaattataggtcatatagcgactttccagctttgatggtggaggaagaccccaggtgtccctccataAATTATTCCACCACGAGTGGGCACCTAGGTAGacccaccgacattccgtaatccagctggatggcatcctcaaatgaagaattaaacgccctGAGTGAGTCTCGAACCGAGTGAGTCTCGAACCCatatcagtgaggggcaagtgatttgaagtcaacgtccttaaccactcggccaggtAGGCCCCTATTTTGGTAGATAGTTGTATCTGTAATGAAAGGTCTGTAATGAAAGACACATTCAACTTCATACAATTCCTCCGTTGTTGAGTGGGTAAGTCACATGCCCAGTCATCGCTGTGGGTTCAAAATCTTGCATGGCGTGTAGAATTCATGTAAAGAAACTATACAGCTGACTAACAAAACGTCGTTGGTTCTGCCATGGTACTCGgtcatgcctgaaacaatgtccAGGGCGGTAACAGGAGTCTTCTTCAAACATAGAAAGTTGAAAAAGTCGTAGTATGACCTAAATACTGCCGTCGTCACtctaattaaaagaaaacaaacgaaataaattattcattttctCCAATTCTTAACATAATATATTTCCAACATCAGTATGATAATATAACGAGTTACCTTGGAAATTACGTCATGGGGTGGATCTACAACATAGGATAGTTCCGTTTGCATCTCAAGGTCGTTCACCATCACATTGATCAGGCCAGAATAATCTGTGTCATAGGCTGACATTTTCCCAACACTCTCTCCTGCAGGTATGTTGCATTTAGCTATTTGCCAGTGGTTATTATGCCATTGACTTATGTCTGTGTTTTTCCAGCTTGGAGTACCAAAGCGATGCTGAGCAATTATTTTGTCGTACATGGCGCTACAAAATTTCGTCGGACATAACTGCTTGCCCTTGGGATTTAGGCAGTTGCAGTGGTGTTTTTGGCCTAGTGAACATGTTCCTTGGCTAGTTTTAGTGTGTATTGGCATCAATGTCTTTAAAGAGCAGGATGTATAGCCAGCAACAGCTCTTTCACCATACACCTTTTTAATGTCGGCAAGCATATCATAGTGCTGCCGTTTCGTTGTCCAGTCAACCAGGTCAACAATACCTTCTCTGAGGAACTTTGTGGCAAGGCCGCCTTTAACCCAATTTTTATATCTAGGGTTGGACAGATACGGATCGTGCGGCATTGTCCAAACTCAAAAAGGAATGGGTTATACAATAGCTATTTATTACCTCGTGCTGCCCAGGTCTCTTTCCAGTCTACAATGACAAAAGAAACAACAATAAAGAAAACTGATGAGAGGTTCAGCAAATTAAAAGACTTCATTAACAGGCCGGATAGAACAGGGTGTCTAACATGCACAAAGTGTTCAATAAGAAATAAGGACCTGCTTTAAAGTTCAATAATATACTAAAATTTTGaatcaaaacaataaaactttgTACAAAGAACATAAAGAAATGCCAATGAATAGTACTGGttcacagaaaatgatgtcaaaaACAGGACATGACTTTTTATATACATCATTTCCTGTTGTCAAGTACAGTGTAAAAAGGATGGAAAAAGATTTACTTGATTCACACCGTGAAAAAGCGTTCCTTTTAAGAAAACAATGTTTCTCGTGACATGCAAATCTTGAACATGCCCAAATGTCAAAAACATGTATATGTGAGTGGCTCTTTTGAAGAATTTCCAATATAAAAAGGCAGTGAATGTCCATAAAAGTTCATATAACTAATCACCAGAGGATTGCACTAAGTGGAGTACAACAGAGTGAGTTCAACTCAGTTGATAAAGGAAAAATGAAGGAGAAAATCTGAGTACGTTGCCAACATAAACTGAGTCATAAAGATAAAGAACGGGAAAtcaaaatccccccccccccccccacgttaACTTTACATGATTTCCACTAGTATGATGGTCAAACCAGTTATTTTTATGGATGAGTTCAGCATGACATGTACTACTATTTTTGGAGCCCCATCCCCATCATTTTGTGGCAGATTTTTTTTATGACAGTTCATTAATAACCTAATCTATTGAAGGAAACGTTTGCACATTTAAAGTAACGTTGCATAATGTTAAACTGAAGTACAATAtgattatgttgaaatttcattttctaaATGTATATCAATCATAGTTATTgaatagtacttattgagcagTGCATTACATCTGTCCACTATATGTTAACATGAGTACACGTATTAATTCGTTGGGTTTTAGTCTCCAACAGTAACTTCTGTTGAGTTTAACgccacaccgacacagttataggtcacaTTGCTACTTTACAGCTTTTCGTGGTAGAGGGAGATTGAAGATGCCCCTCGGAGcaaattatttcaggcatgggcaggTATCGGAGTAGATTCATCGACCTTCTGCAAGCAAGCTGTATGGCTATTTCTACAACCCAGGTGTGGTTTGAGTCGACGGCCATAAAACACATCCTAATCACACAAAGAGTATCGGTTATGAAATAACCGTTTTATGCAAAGCCTCTTTGTTTTCTTTGGTTCGAGTCCAAGCAGCAGATACAAATAAATGTTAGCTAGTCTGGATCGACTCATAACGCGCTTCCGGTGTTTATTTGTGAGGCACTGACACAGACGAATGTTTTAACAAGACTTGAAGACAGTAGGTTGAATCCCAATCTAGAAAAGGCACCCATTATGAAACACAGTGATAGTAGAAATTATTCATCATTATTTTCTGTATCGTGTGAGTGGtttgtatatttgaattttatgaatatttatatgtcaacatttttcttttcccagaaaattaatgtatatttgtATTGTATACGAGGAATGTTCCAAAATAACGCAGACTTTATTTCTagcttttctatattttaaaactaaataataaatacattatcaTGATTCACAACTTTTCTTCACACttcactgcaaatttgacgtAAATAGGACCATACTTATGATACTACCAGACATGTAATTTCGGCAACGCTAACGGTGCGTTGATTTCAAAATGATGTCGTCGACCATTTGcacttattttaaatttgtaatgaACATTCAATTGTTCTAATAAATAATACCTAAGTCATAATAAGTTGTTCGAGCACTATCAACCCCCGTGCTTTATCCCCGTGTTCGCACCATAAGTAATTTGTTTCGATTCATCATAGATTAGCGTTATCGTCAATTCAATAATTGTTTTTGCCTTCGACCTTCTCTGTCTTTTAAGCAATTCTTGGTCATCTGCAAATTGAAGACTAAAGCGCTGTTGACAGTATGTTGCCGTGCTGTTTGCTTCATTAATTTATGAATGTAAGTTGGTGTTTGCCAAAATTCCACGGTCATTTTATAAATGCTCGTGTGTGTATGACGACATACGGTTTGCTATAAACAGTGATACTCTCTTACTTTAAAACGTTCGATTAACATGCGCATGCGCGTCGCCTAAACATCTACCTGCCATGTTGCGTAATTTGGACTATCAATGAGAGCATTGCCTATATGCTGCAAATAAGAATACTATCTTCTAATTCCAACTGTGATCTGCACTCCTTAAGTTCTAGCAGCGGTCTGTTCAGAAAGATTTTGCACACTAGATTCTAGTGTATttctaaatgtcatttttcatgctCTACCTAAGTAATTAGATAATCTAATCTTTGTACggacatacatgtattatgtttacaAATTAATAACAGCATGTAGATATTTTCGAATTCTATCACTTCCTAGACTAAGTGTTATCGTTATTGTCATTTCCTGTTGTTAATCAAAATCAACTTACATCTTATAGTGCCTATTTAAGGAAAAGTGGAGAGTTTTAGCACTACTCTGTGCGTCTATGAtacttcaaaaatatcaaaagaaaacgAAAGTGATAGTGTTGTGGTTAATCAGGAAGAAGTACAAGTGGATAGGAGTGTCAAAAATTGCATTGTGAAATACATGTGTACTAGGCGCTTTGTCAGTGTCTACTCGTCTACTAATGCCTACTTATTTATCTTAAGtccccgcagcgattacttcctCTTACGGTACATTGACTCACTGCAATCACGAGTTGTTTAAAGGGACgcagactttgaaattagaaaaaaaagtgggtggggtatgataaaatttatctttaaaaaggtaCAAAGTTTCGGTACATGAATGGATACTGATATAACTGTTATTAGAACACGAATGAAAGCTCACTTGCTCACTTAAATAAAGATAAAAGCCCAtataagaaagttattgttgaatcaCATACGGCTCATTGTgaacattcaaagtcaacaattaatactttttgtgtgaaaataatagCACTTTACTTTGTCCAAACATTAATTAATATCCTACTGATTCTAATTTAAAGGAAAAGGGAAAGaagttcattttcatttttcataccGTAAGctacaactcgtttaaatgggtcaaccgtattgttatacttataaaatagactggcccagtttataggttggtcaaggctacggatatgtatcgtattttgccatcgaaatattactataaaatgcttcttccccttccgtttggatccgtccatgtttacaaacacgtttgtttattctACGGacagtatagtggacgcaacttgaccccgatggttgacctttgtattataatgcataatgaggcacaacctaatattgaaaggagtgtacgtaaaatacttcatctctttgcattcataaatttaaatatacacgggtaccctaagcaccccttgtttttacaatgaaataatcaatatgaatattcagcctaaggtcaaccatcgcggtcaagttgcgacttcTATAAAATACAGTAttcagtttgtttacaaagtagtgcatatgaaaagatatggtggtcaaggaaggccacattccaaaactaaaatggtatattccccttaatacatgaAATGAATATTGTTTACAGAAGTCGAGTTGCTTGCAATAAGGGTCTAGAAATGATTCCATTATTAATTTCAACTTGGCATTCATGATAAACAATGCACTTTAATATCGAAACGTATTCAACATAcctttgaaaatgtattttcttaaaaaatctttaaaatatggtATGGAATTTGGTTTAGAGGTCGAATCAATGTGAATATGtgcaaaataactttcaaatctcagtcacaaaacttactaatacacaacaggaatgtcaatgatcaaaactggacaaaAATACAATTATCCTCACTTTTATGCTATTTAAAATGTGCCTTTGAATTccccaccatacttttcataactctgtttccACGTGTTGCACGAGACTGCTATTATTCACATAAAAAATCGGAGTCAGACAAGTTATAAATGCAATACCATCTAAACGTAGTTATTTGATAATCATGataatgcagttcaagaaaaactttatctcataactagggctgggacgatttcaaaattttgaaatcggatAATCgcttataaataacatatacacTTAAAAAATACGGACCAAGGTTAATACATAGCATTCGTTTAAATTTACAATTAGATACTCAACAAATGTGTCATAGGTACTCGAGATTTTATGAAGGAGAACATAATTTGTTATACACAGTAATTGATACGCTATCTAGAGTTAAAAAGGAAAATAGCGACCGCTCTCCTTTATCATACGGAAATTGAGTGAGAATATAATCCCATATAAGAATATACTACTGTACAGATGATTCCGATACAATATTTGTATATTAACATGCACGGACGATTGCACACAAAAATTTGGTTGAATAGAAAACAGGTCATACACATAGCATACTTTTTTATGTTAATAAACGGTTGAATGCAATTTGCCTAAACTAAACATGTTCCTTAATGGCACTTACACCTAAAAAAATCATTAATGGCACTTACACCTAAAAACAAATCATTAATCTA
It includes:
- the LOC123527180 gene encoding uncharacterized protein LOC123527180 isoform X1: MDRMLGKYSKDRRAIKSGIKEVRQELYNFKRDISVRNRTQEEHEKQLTFLSKRKDLQSDLIEMYLKYKTKASVLPTMPEEETDVTNIYEKPDMVVADSTQSHSMKIISAINKGFQNMKSYKEMFPQYDRRNIYISGDAGMGKSTFCKHLIQQWCEVHMKNKEPSVHIFENREVLKAFEYLFYVSLCHMTHEYHVHQMVKTHLLTSSWNKELFDTIVETESERCLIILDGLDEWNPKGVDVDKCLRRSKIPQRDLLKKYTILTTTRPWKMEEARLKTTEIDIHAKVHGLTDRSSNQFIGNVVHYLNVKFGRFKNDSDFLKLLTFQGLSDMKSVPVVLLQLICLWHDDKPLGNSLCDTYSNMIDLFFEVAKFELNVQETCSQQLPQCFHNNRNCQRNKDLIFKLAKFSYKTLFSESPESTLVFDRSVAHDCGMTSEDIDMGLKIGLLTESKISGISASERLTSLSFLHQTFQEFLAAVLISTSCALFSDRAQKGVINTHYDDSYSGIEKQVFKTCNSVTDILEMKNIFLFVSGMNPPVAKQLSRRIQMIVDEDADVKRYREDFRRGELKQSPHKNVFSELKQICNLITCCIEEILNARGYMPVETGSCMYLSDLMCDNEDSLQPRGREPQLSSLLCIDKEHVKSIYIKGNCDVLETLVDFVSTCASLNKLEIQDLVYDRDLAKMKFASWLLKLGHDVMKLSKNSLVYSAWELGMNGNSLQMLFEEEESKSSTMKVVLEIFHIPHHHSDLENVLEALPLLTEIKLVDTYCIDHKLGTCPLHIQMSDHLTLQTLVLEHLLLKGIDIPTSLLDLQYISLNNFEFSHDDLEKIVSRLENAEQLKEIHLQRIACADHGVGKCTFLLHLTRHEGLQHVDLQYVPFQVIVNQPSLKYCCSRESNVEAEFLEGLANCHSLQMLTLSQSRMAPLSPHTAKAMTEVILDFSQLQELKLLSINFGNESPRLSNGMKKLTYVMLRKCTLTEESFQQFLASAPKVKHKLKISVLCTHIEEKEPLQDRERIYKVYSKQAGLVCKSGAVFDSYISFRFEN
- the LOC123527180 gene encoding uncharacterized protein LOC123527180 isoform X3, whose amino-acid sequence is MPHDPYLSNPRYKNWVKGGLATKFLREGIVDLVDWTTKRQHYDMLADIKKVYGERAVAGYTSCSLKTLMPIHTKTSQGTCSLGQKHHCNCLNPKGKQLCPTKFCSAMYDKIIAQHRFGTPSWKNTDISQWHNNHWQIAKCNIPAGESVGKMSAYDTDYSGLINVMVNDLEMQTELSYVVDPPHDVISKARKARNDIFHSTDLELDDHTVRMYLNDMISILDDRICIRSEAQTAKTKLEQLRDDTLEITIADEMEMRKASLKAMREKECEILENLEARKNEIISDLNLCVLQNINDQCASLSTREEYEELKSLIESIDTKINSVKDGLSVPSTHDGDDQDTLIKTIQSQVDTLNDKVVTMEDFQSQNKSINDQLRILSDQLEELRKPLKGSSDTTETSQQSTEWIECLGNTAKTAAQLNQELRKYVRFTIGLDRNVPEI
- the LOC123527180 gene encoding uncharacterized protein LOC123527180 isoform X2, whose protein sequence is MPHDPYLSNPRYKNWVKGGLATKFLREGIVDLVDWTTKRQHYDMLADIKKVYGERAVAGYTSCSLKTLMPIHTKTSQGTCSLGQKHHCNCLNPKGKQLCPTKFCSAMYDKIIAQHRFGTPSWKNTDISQWHNNHWQIAKCNIPAGESVGKMSAYDTDYSGLINVMVNDLEMQTELSYVVDPPHDVISKARKARNDIFHSTDLELDDHTVRMYLNDMISILDDRICIRSEAQTAKTKLEQLRDDTLEITIADEMEMRKASLKAMREKECEILENLEARKNEIISDLNLCVLQNINDQCASLSTREEYEELKSLIESIDTKINSVKDGLSVPSTHDGDDQDTLIKTIQSQVDTLNDKVVTMEDFQSQNKSINDQLRILSDQLEELRKPLKGSSDTTETSQQSTEWIECLGNTAKTAAQLNQELRKYVRNYTTSKETYQYVTGHRRNMKSSSHFFQREKIYNRT